From a single Ornithodoros turicata isolate Travis chromosome 8, ASM3712646v1, whole genome shotgun sequence genomic region:
- the LOC135367324 gene encoding nanos homolog 3-like, producing MEFKRNHEELERASGRPIKGRQMSPTSEGRIPSTSGSQVGGSEQFHRKRGNPLSMRPISKVECSFCKKNGETRSFYSTHVVRDRFTGNVICPILRKHVCEVCGATGDNSHTRSYCPQGSAPNMAALKMTPRNSTSQRNAV from the exons ATGGAGTTCAAGAGGAACCACGAAGAACTTGAAAGGGCAAGTGGTCGTCCAATAAAGGGCAGACAAATGTCGCCCACATCCGAAG GAAGGATCCCCTCGACCTCTGGAAGCCAAGTGGGTGGGTCCGAGCAGTTTCACCGCAAGCGTGGGAACCCTCTGTCCATGAGACCGATTTCCAAAGTGGAATGCTCCTTTTGTAAAAAAAACGGCGAGACAAGAAGCTTCTACAGCACCCACGTGGTCAGGGACAGGTTCACTGGGAACGTCATCTGTCCCATCCTGAGGAAGCACGTGTGCGAGGTCTGCGGGGCAACAGGAGACAACAGCCACACCAGGAGCTACTGTCCTCAAGGCTCAGCTCCAAACATGGCAGCACTCAAAATGACGCCTCGCAACAGCACGAGTCAAAGGAACGCCGTCTAG